The Spiroplasma culicicola AES-1 genomic sequence GACCCCCACTCAATGAACTAATAAATTTATTTTTAAATCCATTGATTTGATATGTATCTAGTAAAGTATTTAATTCACTTTCCTTCATTGGAATTGAAAATGTTTCTAAATAATATTTAATCATATCAATTACTGTGATTCCTAGTGGATATTTTGATTCTTGAAATTGTAAACCAATTGTTAGGTTTTCTTGACGAACAACTTCACCTGAAGTTGGTTTTCGTATTCCCCCAATAATTTCACTCATGGTTGATTTCCCACTACCATTAGCCCCAATGACCCCAATTCGATCACCTGGATTTATCACTAAATTAACACCATTTAACGCATTTTTATTTTTGTATGTTTTATAGATATCTTTCAACTCAACTAGTGGTTTTGAAACATCTATTGTCTTATTATTTTCCATAAAACATTTTCTCTCCTCTCAGATTAAGATAAATTTTACACTATTTGTGCCTTATAAGTATACAAAAAAAAAAAAAAAACAACCTAAAATGAATTTAAGCGCTTTTTCTTTTAGTTAATTCGACAACTTCATTATCAATAAATTCATATCTTAATATATTATTTTCAAGTTCAATTAATTTATGTTCTTGCTTAATAACATTTTTTCTAATAGAAAGATGAATCATTTTTGTATGTTTATTAAATAAATAGTTAATAAGAAATCAAACACTAAAACTAGATATATTACTAAAGAAAACATCTGTTGCTCAGTGAAATCTCATAATAATTAAATTTAAGTTCATTCCAATAATTGAAATAAAAATTATGGTTGCTAAAACATCACGAACTTTTTTATTTTCAACAAAATAAACTGTTGTAAAACCACAAATTATTGCATTAGTATGACCAGAAGGAAATGCTTGTTGTCAATATTGATCACCATTTGGATCATTTGTAAAATCTACTGGTCAAAATAATCTTCATCAATATTTACCAATATTATTTGGTTGATATCAAGCTAAATAATCGACTTGTTTATAAATAATTCCACTAGTTGAAGCATTTGAATCTCAGTTAGCACCATTAAGATTCAAATAATTCATAATTTCTTGCATAGTTGGATAATTTCCACTAAATTCATGAGAATTATAAATAACCGAAAAATAAACTGGTCTTCCAAATAATGTTTTTAAAATATAAACTATCATGAATGAGAAAAAAATCTGAGCTGCTAGTTTTGAAGATTTTTCGATATTCATAATATCTTTTGAATAAGAATTTGTATTTAAATTTCTTTGTGCTCATTTATAAGTATAACCAATGATTGTAAAATTAATCACAGACATCAATAAATGTCATGGCATACGAATCATTGAATCACCCAAAAGTTTGGCATCATTTCCAGGACCAAAACCATTATCTCTAGTTGGAATTTGAATTGCAAAAACTATTGTAAATGTAGACATTCCAATAACTCAAAGACTAAATCAAGTAATATAAATTACTAAAGAATTGTTTGCCATAAAGATTTTGAATTTATTTGTAGTTTGAGTCTTTTTTAATAAAGATAATCACCCAACTATAAATACAGAAGATAAAATGAAAATCAAAATGAATGGTGATTGATAACCAAGTTCATCAAAGAAAGCAACCATATGTTTTACTCACACATATTGCATATTTTGGCTTAAATAATTGCTGATTTCTAAATCATAAACTGATGAAAAAGCAAAAAGACCAATAGAAACTGCTACAAATATTAAAATTAGTATTTCAAAATGAAACATTTTTTTGGTAAACATAAACTAAACCTCACTTCTCTTTTTAGTAGAAATAACTAATGAAAATAATAATAATTGATTAGTTATCAAAAAGGCTATAAAGGCCAATATATACTGACTAACTGGTGTTAATCAAAAAAAGATCGTTGGTTTGACACCAGGAACTATATCTAAAAATGGATATGGAAAATAACCTGTAAAACTCATTCCCGCAAAGAAAGGTTTAGCATCAAATTGTCACATTAAATAACCTGTAAAAGTAAAAAATAAAACATAACCTACTATCATAAATTGGGCTATTAAATAAACATTTATAGATTTTATATTTGTATATTGCTGTCTAAATAAAGTTTTAATTTGAATGATAAAACCAATAATTAAGAAAATAGAATGTTGACATATTAAACTCATTCATTGATATCATTTAAAGTTAAATATTTTCTTAAAAAAAAGACCTAAATTATAAATACCCACAATTCAAAATATTGAAACACAATAAATAACATTTAATAAATAGCTATCTTTCTTTTTTAGAAGTTTTAAAAGTATTATTGTTGAACATAGAATATTTCCAATTGTTGTAAAAGTTAAAAAATTTCTACAAAATAAATAAACAAGTGAATCTATTAAATTAAATTGATTCACCTTATCCAAAATTTCTTGATTGTCACCCAATAATTCTTTTCAATATAATTCCTTATCAGAAAAATAATCAATAGATATTCCAATGGCAAAAAAAATAATACTTACAATTGGAACTATTGCTGCAAAATAAAGTAGCCATATTTCTATTTTTTTGTTTTTCATTTTTAATACACCTCTTAATATAAAAAAACAATTTTATTAATGAGTATGCCCACTACATTTCATGGTTATTATTTTAGACAAAAAAAAAAAAAAAAAAACAATTTAACAAAAAAAAAAAAAAAATAGGCTATAAACCTATTTTTTAATTAAAAGTTAATTGGTTTTCCAGATTCTAAAGCTTCTGCTGCTTCACCAATTGCTTCACTCAATGTTGGGTGAGGGTGAATTGCTCTTGCAATCTCTGAAATTGTTGCTTCTGATTCCATAACTGTTGTGATTTCAGAAATCATATCTGTTGCAGTATTTGAAATAATATGTGCTCCTAAAACTTGTTTATACTTTGGTTCACAAATTAGTTTTACAAAACCAACAGTATTTCCATCAGCTAATGCTTTTCCAATAGCTGCAAATGGGAATTTATATGCTTTGTATTCAACCCCTTCAGCTTTTAGTTGGTCTTCAGTTTTTCCAACTGAAGCCACTTCTGGGTGTGTATAAATACAACTTGGAACACGATCAAAGTTCATTACCATATCTTCGGCATGTTCTTTTCCAGCTCTTCTTGCAATTCTATTTGCAGTAATAATTCCTTGATGTGAAGCAACGTGCGCTAACATCATTTTTCCTGTTACATCTCCAATTGCATAAACTCCATCAATATTAGTTTCACAATATTCATTGACATTAATATGTCCTCTTTCATTAAAGTTTACACCAATGTTTTCAAATCCTGTTGTTACAGTTTTTCTTCCAACAGATTGTAAACAATAATCTGCTTTAATTGTGTGAGTTTTTCCGTCTTTTTCATAAATTACAGTTCCATCTTTAAATTCTTTTGTTGATGCTTCTGTAATAATTTCCAAGTTTCCTCTGTTTAATAATTCTTTTGTCATTTCTTTTGAAATGTCACTATCTAACATTTCTAAGATTGTTGGCAAGAATTGAAGAATTGTTACTTTTGTACCTAAACGTTTATAGACACAAGCAAATTCAACTCCAATTACTCCTCCCCCAATAATTACTAAGCTTTTTGGAATTTTTGGTAATGCTAATGCTCCAGTTGAATCAATTAGTCAACCAGATTCAATTGCTTCTTTTGCTCCTGGAAGAGTCATATGATTTGGAACACTTCCTGTTGCAATTATTAAGTTATCACAAGTGTATTGCACTCCATTAACTTCAATTGTATTTTTGTCAATTGCTTTTGCTTCACCTTCAACTGTAGTAATTTTGTTTTTTTTCATTAAACCTTTAACTCCAGTTGTTAGTTTATTGACAACATCTTCTTTTCTAGCTTGGATTGCTTTTCAATCAGCTTTAACTCCAGCTTGATCAACTTTAATACCATATTTGTCAGCATGTTTTGTAATTTGTTCATATAAATCAGCTGATTTTAATAAAGTTTTTGTAGGAATACATCCAATGTTTAGACATACTCCCCCATAATTGGCTTTTTCAACAATCATAGTTTTTAAACCAAGTTGAGCACATTTAATAGCACCTACATAACCCCCAACTCCAGCACCAATCATAATTACTTCATAATGGTTTTCTGGATTTTTTGGTGTAAATTTTGGAGCTGGTTTTAAAGCAGATCCATTTCCACGAGTAATTCCTGCTGGGTTTGGATTGCTAATTGCAGCTGATACTTGATCAAATGTTGATGTTTTTTTAGGTGGAACAGCTCTTGTTCTTCCTCTTTTTAATAAATCGTTTGATACAGGAGTTGCACCAACTACTGAAGCATTTTCTTCAACTGGTTCAGCTTTAGCTTCACTTGGAGCATCTCCTTTTCCATCATCAATTTCAACAACAACTTCTCCAACTTTAATTTCTTGACCTGATGTTATTAAAATTTTTGCAACAGTTCCATCCACTGGTGCATAAATGTCTGATGTTACTTTGTCAGTTTCAACGTTAAATAATGGATCTCCCATTTTAACAGTATCTCCAACTTTGGCAATAATTTCTGTAACTGTTCCTTCAGTTAATCCTTCTCCGATATCTGCAAATTTTACTTTAAACATAATTTAAATGTCTCCTTATTAAACCAATAAGATTGCTGGGTTTTGTAAGTAGTTTGCAACTTTTTGTACAAATCTACCTGCATCTGCTCCATCAATTACTTTATGGTCAGCTGTA encodes the following:
- a CDS encoding phosphatase PAP2 family protein → MFTKKMFHFEILILIFVAVSIGLFAFSSVYDLEISNYLSQNMQYVWVKHMVAFFDELGYQSPFILIFILSSVFIVGWLSLLKKTQTTNKFKIFMANNSLVIYITWFSLWVIGMSTFTIVFAIQIPTRDNGFGPGNDAKLLGDSMIRMPWHLLMSVINFTIIGYTYKWAQRNLNTNSYSKDIMNIEKSSKLAAQIFFSFMIVYILKTLFGRPVYFSVIYNSHEFSGNYPTMQEIMNYLNLNGANWDSNASTSGIIYKQVDYLAWYQPNNIGKYWWRLFWPVDFTNDPNGDQYWQQAFPSGHTNAIICGFTTVYFVENKKVRDVLATIIFISIIGMNLNLIIMRFHWATDVFFSNISSFSVWFLINYLFNKHTKMIHLSIRKNVIKQEHKLIELENNILRYEFIDNEVVELTKRKSA
- the lpdA gene encoding dihydrolipoyl dehydrogenase, with protein sequence MFKVKFADIGEGLTEGTVTEIIAKVGDTVKMGDPLFNVETDKVTSDIYAPVDGTVAKILITSGQEIKVGEVVVEIDDGKGDAPSEAKAEPVEENASVVGATPVSNDLLKRGRTRAVPPKKTSTFDQVSAAISNPNPAGITRGNGSALKPAPKFTPKNPENHYEVIMIGAGVGGYVGAIKCAQLGLKTMIVEKANYGGVCLNIGCIPTKTLLKSADLYEQITKHADKYGIKVDQAGVKADWKAIQARKEDVVNKLTTGVKGLMKKNKITTVEGEAKAIDKNTIEVNGVQYTCDNLIIATGSVPNHMTLPGAKEAIESGWLIDSTGALALPKIPKSLVIIGGGVIGVEFACVYKRLGTKVTILQFLPTILEMLDSDISKEMTKELLNRGNLEIITEASTKEFKDGTVIYEKDGKTHTIKADYCLQSVGRKTVTTGFENIGVNFNERGHINVNEYCETNIDGVYAIGDVTGKMMLAHVASHQGIITANRIARRAGKEHAEDMVMNFDRVPSCIYTHPEVASVGKTEDQLKAEGVEYKAYKFPFAAIGKALADGNTVGFVKLICEPKYKQVLGAHIISNTATDMISEITTVMESEATISEIARAIHPHPTLSEAIGEAAEALESGKPINF